From a region of the Spelaeicoccus albus genome:
- a CDS encoding Lrp/AsnC family transcriptional regulator, translating to MDTIDRKILAYLQRDGRMTFTELARCVQLSVSRCQRRVNELADSGVIRGYRGIVNAAAVGLGFEVVAFATLSRADAIHEFDAAIDAVPEIVEAQRLFGEPDYLIRIVAADRDAYQRLYDEQLSKLPGLRGLNSTIVMKEVIASRGLPLVRGHES from the coding sequence ATGGACACCATTGATCGCAAAATTCTTGCATACTTGCAGCGGGATGGCCGTATGACGTTCACCGAGCTGGCACGCTGCGTCCAATTGAGCGTGTCCCGGTGCCAGCGGCGCGTCAATGAGTTGGCCGACTCGGGAGTCATTCGCGGCTACCGGGGTATCGTCAACGCCGCCGCGGTCGGCCTCGGGTTCGAAGTCGTCGCGTTCGCGACGCTGTCCCGCGCCGACGCGATCCACGAATTCGATGCGGCGATCGACGCCGTGCCGGAGATCGTCGAGGCTCAGCGTCTTTTTGGTGAGCCGGACTATCTCATCCGCATCGTGGCCGCCGACCGTGATGCATATCAACGGCTGTACGACGAACAGCTGAGCAAGCTACCGGGCCTGCGAGGTCTGAATTCGACAATCGTGATGAAAGAGGTCATCGCCTCGCGCGGGCTGCCGCTCGTGCGCGGCCACGAGAGTTGA
- a CDS encoding MarR family winged helix-turn-helix transcriptional regulator, which translates to MRTNDTARRADGELIDALAQSAFLTMGVLTRLAADNDLSLTQLRVLAILRDRDLQMGDLASYLGLEKSTLTGLVSRAEKRGLVQRRASGTDRRGVDVRLSDQGQALAARLTGDLESLLAPLTDALDPAERDDLRRLLAKATGAAAPSR; encoded by the coding sequence ATGCGGACGAATGACACCGCACGGAGGGCGGACGGAGAGCTGATCGACGCGCTGGCGCAGTCGGCGTTCCTGACCATGGGCGTGCTGACCAGGCTCGCCGCGGACAACGACCTGTCCCTCACCCAGTTGCGCGTCCTCGCGATCCTGCGCGACCGCGACCTCCAGATGGGCGACCTCGCGAGCTACCTCGGGCTGGAGAAGTCGACGCTGACCGGCCTGGTCTCCCGTGCCGAGAAACGAGGACTGGTGCAACGTCGGGCCAGCGGAACGGACCGGCGCGGCGTCGACGTGCGCCTGAGCGACCAGGGCCAGGCCCTCGCCGCACGGCTGACCGGCGACCTCGAGAGCCTGCTGGCCCCGCTCACCGATGCCTTGGACCCTGCCGAGCGCGATGACCTCCGGCGACTGCTGGCTAAGGCGACGGGTGCAGCGGCACCCTCCAGGTGA
- a CDS encoding quinone oxidoreductase family protein gives MTAFDRAPRYQDFALPDSLGPHEAVVDVLAVGLHPRVRSQTDGSHYTSTDELPLVPGIDGVARTPDGKLRYFILPHTRLGSMAEQTVVDLRRSVELPDGANPIQIAAAMNPAMSSWIALRRRIDFQPGQSVLIMGATGNAGRLAIQVAKKLGAGRVTAVGRGADRLSDLGADATVCLDGDERAVSQALGEAGRDVDVVIDYLWGQPTHDALCAIVPRRVDDGQVLTWIQIGSVAGLESSIPSAALRASRLQLVGSGQGSVSTRDIVAALA, from the coding sequence GTGACCGCCTTCGACCGGGCACCCCGCTACCAGGACTTCGCACTTCCCGACTCACTCGGCCCGCACGAGGCCGTCGTCGACGTGCTCGCCGTCGGCCTGCATCCCCGGGTGCGCTCGCAAACCGACGGATCCCACTACACCAGCACCGACGAGCTGCCGCTCGTCCCTGGCATCGATGGCGTGGCCCGGACCCCGGACGGGAAGCTGAGGTACTTCATCCTTCCCCACACGCGCCTGGGCTCCATGGCCGAGCAGACGGTCGTCGACCTGCGCCGCAGCGTCGAGCTCCCCGACGGAGCGAACCCCATCCAGATCGCCGCGGCGATGAACCCGGCCATGTCGTCCTGGATCGCCCTCCGCCGCCGCATCGACTTCCAGCCGGGCCAGAGCGTGCTCATCATGGGGGCCACCGGGAACGCCGGCCGGCTGGCGATCCAGGTCGCCAAGAAGCTCGGTGCCGGGCGGGTCACCGCGGTAGGGCGCGGTGCGGACCGCCTTTCCGATCTGGGGGCCGACGCGACGGTGTGCCTGGACGGCGACGAGCGAGCCGTCTCTCAGGCGCTGGGTGAGGCGGGCAGGGATGTCGACGTCGTCATCGACTACCTCTGGGGACAGCCGACCCACGACGCGCTATGCGCGATCGTTCCTCGCCGCGTCGACGACGGCCAGGTGCTGACCTGGATCCAGATCGGCTCCGTCGCCGGGCTGGAGTCCTCGATCCCCTCCGCGGCCCTTCGCGCCAGCCGGCTCCAGCTCGTCGGAAGCGGCCAGGGATCGGTCTCCACCCGAGACATCGTCGCCGCGCTCGCCTAG
- a CDS encoding aldo/keto reductase, with product MIDDDKVADAVKAAIEIGYRNIDTVQVHGNERGVGEGVRTSGVAREELFVSTKLDIGYIDLMLIHAPHPWCDFSDGHLAAWKALKEAHQAGKIRAIGVSNFLQPDLENVLQHGTVAPKAHRSPTEPCERIIPIKGIERAPEPFGSTLTLLSVANYR from the coding sequence TTGATCGACGACGACAAAGTCGCTGACGCGGTGAAGGCCGCGATCGAGATCGGTTACCGCAACATCGACACCGTCCAGGTCCACGGCAACGAGCGCGGTGTCGGCGAGGGCGTGCGCACATCCGGCGTCGCCCGCGAGGAGCTGTTCGTGTCGACGAAGCTCGACATCGGTTACATCGACCTCATGCTCATCCACGCGCCGCACCCCTGGTGCGACTTCTCCGATGGCCACCTCGCCGCCTGGAAGGCGCTCAAGGAAGCCCATCAGGCGGGCAAGATCCGCGCTATCGGCGTCTCCAACTTTCTGCAGCCAGACCTCGAGAACGTGCTCCAGCACGGGACCGTCGCCCCGAAAGCTCACCGCTCCCCCACTGAGCCCTGCGAACGCATCATCCCGATTAAGGGAATTGAACGCGCTCCGGAGCCGTTCGGATCGACGCTCACGCTACTCAGTGTTGCAAACTACCGGTAG
- a CDS encoding PadR family transcriptional regulator produces MGKLATEMLKGTLEGVVLAILAGRPAYGYEITAWLREQGFTDIVEGTIYALLVRIERHGLVDVEKVPSVKGPPRKVYSLNAEGQEYLSEFWTNWDFLAERIDHLHNQINQHKQGE; encoded by the coding sequence TTGGGCAAGCTGGCAACCGAGATGCTCAAGGGCACGTTGGAAGGTGTCGTGCTCGCCATTCTCGCGGGCCGACCCGCGTACGGATACGAAATTACGGCATGGCTGCGCGAGCAGGGATTCACCGACATCGTCGAGGGCACCATCTACGCCCTGCTGGTGCGTATCGAACGGCACGGCCTGGTGGACGTGGAGAAGGTCCCGTCGGTCAAAGGTCCGCCACGCAAGGTCTACTCGCTCAACGCCGAGGGCCAGGAGTACCTCAGCGAGTTCTGGACGAACTGGGACTTCCTCGCCGAGAGGATCGACCACCTCCACAATCAGATCAATCAACACAAGCAAGGAGAGTAA
- a CDS encoding DUF1048 domain-containing protein, with the protein MAARWIETITGSFDDKKRWRAYKARVQQLPPSHRTAVEGIERYLMMTGPADGDYLLQMVDDLAELFERAAADGTLVREVVGDDPVEFVDTFKNNYGLAGWIGKEQRRLADAIQRAETEEKPR; encoded by the coding sequence ATGGCCGCACGTTGGATCGAGACGATCACCGGATCGTTCGACGACAAGAAGCGCTGGCGCGCGTACAAGGCGCGAGTGCAACAGCTGCCACCGAGCCACCGCACAGCCGTCGAAGGCATCGAGCGCTACCTGATGATGACTGGCCCCGCCGACGGAGACTATCTGCTGCAGATGGTCGACGACCTTGCCGAGCTGTTCGAGCGGGCCGCAGCAGACGGCACACTGGTGCGGGAGGTCGTGGGCGATGATCCGGTGGAGTTCGTCGACACCTTCAAGAACAATTACGGGCTCGCCGGCTGGATCGGCAAGGAGCAGCGCCGGCTCGCGGACGCGATCCAGCGCGCCGAGACCGAGGAGAAGCCACGATGA
- a CDS encoding ABC transporter ATP-binding protein: MTTTVPKSEAPAAIRVHGIEKSFKDVQVLRGVDLKITPGSIFALLGSNGAGKTTLVRILSTLLPADGGTASVDDYDVATQPADVRESISLTGQFAAVDEMLTGRENLVLVAKLRHLKNPDAIADDLLARFTLAGAGARKAATYSGGMRRRLDIAMSLIGNPPIIFLDEPTTGLDPQGRIEVWQAIKQLVDGGTTVLLTTQYLDEAEQLAERIAILHQGRIIVDGSLTELKQLLPPAKVEYVEKQPTLEDVFLTLVGDHDADDSACGSAGTDK; encoded by the coding sequence ATGACCACCACCGTGCCGAAGTCGGAAGCGCCGGCGGCGATCCGTGTGCACGGCATCGAGAAGTCGTTCAAGGATGTCCAGGTGCTACGTGGCGTCGACCTCAAGATAACACCGGGCAGCATCTTTGCCCTGCTCGGTTCCAACGGAGCCGGGAAGACGACGCTGGTGCGGATCCTGTCGACGCTGCTCCCAGCTGACGGCGGAACCGCCTCCGTCGACGACTACGACGTCGCCACTCAACCAGCCGACGTGCGCGAGTCGATCAGTCTCACCGGCCAGTTCGCCGCCGTCGACGAGATGCTCACCGGTCGGGAGAATCTTGTCCTCGTGGCCAAGTTGCGGCACTTGAAGAATCCCGATGCGATCGCCGATGACCTGCTCGCCCGCTTCACACTCGCCGGCGCAGGGGCCCGGAAGGCAGCCACCTACTCAGGGGGCATGCGTCGCAGACTCGATATCGCTATGAGCCTGATCGGCAACCCGCCGATCATCTTCCTCGACGAGCCGACGACAGGGCTCGACCCCCAAGGTCGGATCGAGGTGTGGCAGGCCATCAAGCAGCTCGTCGATGGCGGTACGACGGTGCTGCTGACGACGCAGTATCTCGACGAAGCCGAACAGCTCGCCGAGCGGATCGCAATCCTGCATCAAGGCCGAATCATAGTCGACGGCAGTCTCACCGAACTCAAACAGCTTCTCCCGCCCGCCAAGGTCGAGTACGTCGAGAAGCAACCCACGCTCGAGGATGTCTTCCTCACCCTCGTCGGAGACCACGACGCGGACGACTCCGCGTGCGGCAGTGCCGGCACGGACAAGTAA
- a CDS encoding ABC transporter permease: MATHVFADTAVLTGRSLRHVVRSPDTIITTAIMPIAMMLLFVFVLGGAIDTGQSPGAGSYVNYLLPGILLITIASGIAYTAVRLFTDMAGGIVERFQSMPIARSSVLWAHVLTSVVANVVSLIVVVGVAFLMGFRTNAGALDWLAAAAILILFTLALTWIAVIPGLTAKTVDGASAFSYPLIFLPFISSAFVPTDTMPGPVRWFAENQPVTSIVNIIRDLFAGQPLGADLWVALGWCGGILVVAYVFAMATYRRKVT, from the coding sequence ATGGCCACGCACGTCTTCGCCGACACCGCAGTCCTCACCGGGAGGTCTCTGCGACACGTCGTGCGCAGCCCGGACACCATCATCACGACCGCGATCATGCCGATCGCTATGATGCTGTTGTTCGTCTTCGTCCTGGGCGGCGCGATCGACACTGGCCAGTCCCCGGGGGCCGGTTCGTATGTCAACTACCTGCTGCCCGGGATCCTGCTCATCACGATCGCCTCGGGCATCGCCTACACCGCGGTCCGACTATTCACCGACATGGCGGGCGGAATCGTCGAGCGGTTCCAGTCCATGCCGATCGCCCGTTCGTCGGTGTTGTGGGCGCACGTGCTCACCTCTGTCGTCGCCAACGTCGTCTCACTCATAGTTGTCGTCGGCGTAGCTTTCCTCATGGGCTTTCGCACAAACGCTGGAGCGCTGGACTGGCTCGCAGCCGCTGCCATCCTGATCCTGTTCACCCTCGCACTGACGTGGATCGCTGTCATCCCTGGTCTCACTGCGAAGACCGTGGACGGAGCCAGCGCGTTCTCGTACCCACTCATCTTCCTGCCGTTCATCAGCTCAGCCTTTGTCCCCACCGACACCATGCCCGGACCGGTTCGGTGGTTCGCCGAGAACCAGCCTGTGACTTCCATCGTGAACATCATCCGCGACCTGTTCGCCGGTCAGCCGCTCGGAGCAGACCTCTGGGTCGCCCTGGGCTGGTGTGGCGGGATCCTGGTGGTCGCCTACGTGTTCGCCATGGCCACCTATCGCCGCAAAGTCACCTGA
- a CDS encoding TrmH family RNA methyltransferase: MPRVRITDPADDRVADYTRLTDVSLRKRREPERGMYIAESNSVVRRAVEAGHRPRSFLMNERSAEALDDVLSGFPDVPVYWGDDDVLESLTGFHLHRGALAAMQRPALPDVAAVLAGARRVAILEDIVDHTNVGALIRSAAAMGVDAVLVTPRCADPLYRRAIRVSMGTVFQVPWTRIDPWPVSIGTLQDAGFVVAGMTLGEGAITLDELVVEDHEKLALVFGSEGHGLTRATEQRLDRRVTIPMMDGVDSLNVAAASAVTFYATR; encoded by the coding sequence ATGCCTCGCGTCCGCATCACGGATCCGGCAGACGATCGGGTCGCCGATTACACGCGGCTGACGGATGTGTCGCTGCGCAAACGGCGCGAACCCGAGCGCGGCATGTACATCGCCGAATCGAATTCGGTGGTCCGCCGTGCCGTCGAAGCCGGGCACCGGCCCCGCTCGTTCCTGATGAACGAGCGTTCGGCGGAGGCGCTGGACGACGTGTTGTCCGGATTCCCGGACGTGCCCGTCTACTGGGGCGACGACGACGTGCTCGAGTCGCTGACCGGTTTCCACTTGCATCGCGGCGCGCTGGCGGCCATGCAGCGTCCGGCGCTTCCGGACGTCGCCGCCGTCCTGGCGGGCGCCCGGCGCGTGGCGATCCTGGAAGACATCGTGGACCACACCAACGTTGGTGCTCTAATTCGGAGTGCGGCAGCGATGGGCGTCGATGCGGTCCTCGTGACCCCTCGATGTGCCGACCCGTTGTACCGGCGAGCCATCCGAGTGTCGATGGGTACGGTTTTCCAGGTCCCGTGGACAAGGATCGATCCGTGGCCAGTGAGCATCGGCACCCTCCAGGATGCAGGGTTTGTCGTTGCAGGCATGACGCTGGGGGAGGGAGCGATCACTTTGGACGAGCTGGTCGTTGAAGATCATGAGAAGCTCGCTCTGGTCTTCGGGTCCGAGGGTCACGGGTTGACTCGGGCGACTGAGCAGCGGCTCGACAGAAGAGTCACGATCCCGATGATGGACGGAGTTGACTCGTTGAACGTCGCTGCGGCTTCGGCGGTGACGTTCTACGCGACGAGGTGA
- a CDS encoding sulfite exporter TauE/SafE family protein — translation MDVTQSVLTLIAGLGAGVINAIVGSGTLITFPALVAFGVPPVTATMSNSVGLVPGNITGAFGYRKELAGQRQRLLQLVPASLAGALVGAWLLLHLPATAFETIVPVLLVLALVMVVVQPYLQRMLKRRKAAKEPAIASGAQQGAAAEPPADAAAVPPLTRGRTIAVTLLVFLTGIYGGYFAAAQGILLIGFLGLMLPETLQRINGAKNVLVLVVNAVAAASYIIVGFDRIDWPSVLFIAVGSLIGGYLGAKIGRRFPPVLLRAVIVVLGIIAIWRIAGM, via the coding sequence ATGGATGTCACCCAAAGCGTCCTCACACTGATCGCCGGGCTCGGCGCCGGCGTCATCAACGCCATCGTCGGGTCGGGCACCCTCATCACGTTTCCTGCCCTCGTGGCGTTCGGAGTGCCGCCGGTCACCGCCACGATGAGCAACTCGGTCGGGCTGGTTCCGGGCAACATCACCGGCGCGTTCGGCTACCGCAAGGAGCTGGCGGGCCAGCGTCAACGTCTGCTTCAACTGGTGCCGGCCTCCTTGGCCGGCGCCCTGGTCGGCGCCTGGCTGCTGCTGCATCTGCCGGCGACCGCTTTCGAGACGATCGTGCCGGTACTGCTGGTACTGGCGCTCGTGATGGTCGTCGTGCAGCCCTATCTGCAGCGCATGCTCAAGCGCCGGAAGGCGGCCAAGGAGCCGGCGATTGCGTCCGGCGCACAGCAGGGGGCGGCGGCCGAGCCGCCGGCGGATGCCGCGGCGGTCCCGCCGCTGACCCGCGGTCGCACGATCGCCGTCACCCTCCTGGTGTTTCTCACGGGCATCTACGGCGGATACTTTGCAGCTGCCCAGGGAATCCTGCTGATCGGCTTTCTCGGCCTGATGCTTCCGGAAACACTGCAACGCATCAACGGGGCCAAGAACGTGCTGGTCCTCGTGGTCAATGCCGTAGCGGCGGCGTCGTACATCATCGTCGGATTCGACCGGATCGATTGGCCGTCGGTGCTCTTCATCGCGGTCGGTTCCCTGATCGGCGGCTACCTGGGCGCCAAGATCGGCAGACGCTTCCCGCCGGTACTGCTCCGCGCCGTCATCGTCGTCCTCGGGATCATCGCGATCTGGCGGATCGCAGGGATGTAG
- a CDS encoding ABC transporter ATP-binding protein, which yields MTEALSLDGVTVRRGTKTLLDSIDFSASDADRWAVLGPNGAGKTTLLQVAAGRMHPTSGTATILGEQLGKVDVFELRPRIGLASANLAARIPASETALDAVVTASYAVTGRWRESYDTLDHGRATDLLYAFGVEHLAERTFGTLSDGERKRVQIARALMTDPELLLLDEPAAGLDLGGREELIGALTEIMHDRHSPVVVMVTHHVEEIPPGITHVLLLADGGVVAAGPIGETLTAENLSATFGVRLSLAYDDGRYAARAQR from the coding sequence ATGACCGAAGCGCTCTCCCTTGACGGTGTCACAGTCCGGCGAGGCACGAAGACTCTGCTCGACAGTATCGACTTCAGCGCGTCCGACGCCGACCGCTGGGCCGTCCTGGGCCCCAACGGTGCAGGCAAGACCACACTGCTGCAAGTCGCGGCCGGACGGATGCATCCGACCAGCGGTACGGCGACGATCCTTGGCGAGCAGCTCGGCAAGGTCGACGTGTTCGAACTGCGACCGCGGATCGGACTGGCCTCGGCCAATCTTGCCGCCCGCATCCCGGCGTCCGAAACCGCGCTGGACGCCGTGGTCACGGCCTCGTACGCCGTCACTGGTCGGTGGCGTGAATCGTACGACACGCTTGATCACGGTCGCGCCACCGACCTGCTGTACGCCTTCGGCGTCGAACATCTGGCCGAACGCACATTCGGCACGTTGAGCGACGGCGAGCGCAAACGCGTTCAGATCGCGCGCGCCTTGATGACCGACCCCGAGCTGTTGCTGCTCGACGAGCCGGCGGCCGGACTCGATCTGGGCGGCCGCGAGGAACTGATCGGCGCGCTGACCGAGATCATGCACGACAGGCATTCGCCGGTCGTCGTGATGGTCACGCACCACGTCGAGGAGATTCCGCCGGGGATCACGCACGTGCTGCTGCTGGCCGACGGCGGCGTGGTGGCGGCCGGACCGATCGGCGAGACGCTGACCGCCGAGAACCTCTCGGCCACGTTCGGTGTGCGTTTGTCGCTGGCTTACGACGACGGACGCTACGCCGCCCGCGCCCAGCGCTGA
- the serB gene encoding phosphoserine phosphatase SerB, giving the protein MSQAIILSAPAVSDDDVDRAVDVLSGIGVHARTPARLTSSPDAVRIDVPEDADGRAIRAALADLGPDVCVQPQRLRRAGAGLIVLDVDSTFIEQEVVELLAESAGTRDLVADITDRAMRGELDFTQSLRERVGTLAGLPATVLTEVAEQVCPTPGAARLVEGVRDAGAEIALVSGGFMEILEPLAAQFDIRLMLANRLEISGGRLTGRVHGDIVDRRAKMTALRGFAFDLDLDLWQTVAVGDGANDLDMMAVAGLSVAFNAKPEVRRRADTALSFRRLDALLPLAGLVER; this is encoded by the coding sequence GTGAGCCAAGCAATAATTTTGTCCGCGCCCGCAGTGTCGGACGACGACGTGGACCGCGCAGTCGACGTCCTGAGCGGCATCGGAGTGCACGCCCGCACACCCGCGCGACTCACGTCGTCACCCGACGCCGTCCGCATCGACGTTCCCGAGGACGCCGACGGGCGGGCAATTCGGGCCGCGCTGGCCGATCTGGGCCCCGACGTGTGCGTGCAGCCGCAGCGATTGCGTCGGGCCGGGGCCGGACTCATCGTGCTCGACGTCGATTCGACGTTCATCGAGCAGGAGGTCGTCGAATTGCTTGCCGAGAGCGCCGGTACCCGCGATCTCGTCGCGGACATCACCGACCGTGCCATGCGCGGCGAGCTCGACTTCACGCAAAGCCTACGCGAGCGTGTGGGCACGCTGGCCGGATTGCCGGCAACTGTGTTGACGGAAGTGGCCGAGCAGGTGTGCCCGACCCCGGGCGCCGCGAGGCTGGTGGAGGGCGTACGGGACGCCGGCGCCGAGATCGCGCTCGTATCGGGCGGGTTCATGGAGATTCTGGAACCGCTCGCGGCACAGTTCGACATCCGCTTGATGCTGGCCAACAGGCTCGAGATCTCCGGCGGCCGGCTCACCGGCCGCGTGCACGGCGACATCGTCGATCGGCGGGCGAAGATGACGGCGCTTCGAGGGTTCGCCTTCGATCTCGACCTCGACCTGTGGCAGACCGTGGCCGTCGGCGACGGCGCCAACGATCTCGACATGATGGCCGTGGCGGGCCTCAGCGTGGCGTTCAACGCCAAGCCGGAGGTGCGCCGGCGGGCGGATACCGCGCTGTCGTTCCGGCGCCTGGACGCGCTCCTCCCCCTGGCGGGCCTCGTCGAGCGCTGA
- a CDS encoding SixA phosphatase family protein, producing the protein MAADSTERVLLVMRHAHAEPATGSPDHARRLTDAGRDEAARIGRQLAPRHVPDVALTSSAVRAVRTAEEVIAGSESRAEVHSTEELYLASGDGLLDAVHGLNPDARTALLVGHQPILQEFALALADEESDPSYIAAISEHFRPATVALFRYDGLWGEMEFGEAELFDVLTA; encoded by the coding sequence ATGGCGGCGGACTCCACCGAACGGGTGCTCTTGGTGATGCGCCATGCGCACGCCGAGCCGGCCACGGGCAGCCCCGATCACGCACGCCGGCTCACCGACGCCGGCCGCGACGAGGCTGCCCGGATCGGGCGGCAACTGGCGCCGCGGCACGTGCCGGATGTCGCGCTGACGTCGTCCGCCGTACGAGCCGTGCGGACGGCCGAGGAGGTCATTGCCGGCAGCGAATCCCGGGCAGAGGTGCACTCGACCGAGGAGTTGTACCTGGCGTCGGGCGATGGACTGCTGGACGCCGTGCACGGCCTGAATCCGGATGCCCGCACCGCCCTGCTCGTCGGGCATCAGCCGATCTTGCAGGAATTCGCGCTGGCGCTTGCCGACGAGGAGTCGGATCCGAGCTACATCGCCGCGATCTCGGAGCACTTCCGGCCTGCCACCGTCGCCTTGTTCCGGTATGACGGACTCTGGGGAGAAATGGAATTCGGCGAGGCGGAACTCTTCGACGTCCTGACCGCCTGA
- the fabI gene encoding enoyl-ACP reductase FabI: protein MGILDGKRLLVTGVLTESSIAFSAAKLAQEQGATVVLSSFGRQMKITQTIARRLPKPAPVIELDATSEEDLAQLPDRIREHVDGLDGIVHAIAFAPKTALGGNFLETSWEDVATALHVSAYSLKAITVAAKPLLTRGSAVVGLTFDGRFAWPTYDWMGVSKATFESTSRYLAKFLGGDGIRVNVVSAGPLRTTAAKSIPGFETFEDAWPDRAPLGWDNTNTEPAGRAIVALLSDWFPATTGEMVHVDGGLHATGA from the coding sequence ATGGGAATTCTGGACGGTAAGCGGTTATTGGTCACCGGCGTGCTCACGGAGTCGTCGATCGCGTTCTCTGCGGCCAAACTCGCGCAAGAACAAGGCGCGACGGTCGTGCTGTCGTCGTTCGGCCGGCAGATGAAGATCACGCAGACGATTGCCCGCCGGCTACCGAAACCGGCGCCGGTCATCGAACTCGATGCCACCAGCGAGGAGGATCTGGCGCAGCTGCCCGACCGGATCCGCGAGCACGTCGACGGACTCGACGGCATTGTGCACGCCATAGCGTTCGCCCCCAAGACTGCACTCGGCGGTAACTTCCTGGAGACCTCGTGGGAGGACGTGGCCACGGCACTTCACGTGTCGGCCTATTCGCTCAAGGCCATCACCGTCGCGGCCAAGCCGCTGCTGACCCGGGGGTCCGCGGTCGTCGGCCTGACCTTCGACGGCCGGTTCGCCTGGCCGACCTACGACTGGATGGGCGTGTCGAAGGCGACATTCGAGTCGACGAGCAGGTACCTGGCCAAATTCTTGGGCGGCGACGGAATCCGCGTCAACGTCGTATCGGCCGGGCCGTTGCGCACGACCGCCGCAAAGTCCATTCCCGGCTTCGAAACATTTGAAGACGCCTGGCCGGATCGTGCACCGCTCGGCTGGGACAACACGAACACCGAACCGGCCGGGCGGGCAATCGTTGCGCTCTTGTCGGACTGGTTCCCGGCAACTACCGGTGAGATGGTGCACGTGGACGGCGGCCTGCACGCGACCGGAGCCTGA
- the fabG gene encoding 3-oxoacyl-[acyl-carrier-protein] reductase, translated as MGEQARTVLVTGGNRGIGRSIAEAFIAAGDNVAITSRSGDAPDGALALAADVTDSDSIDKAFAQIEEKFGPVEVVVANAGINKDTLLMRMSEDDFTDVIDTNLTGAFRVMKRAARGMIKLKRGRVVLISSVVGLYGSPGQVNYAASKSGLIGMARSLTRELGSRGVTANVVAPGFIESDMTAELPEKQQKTYLDSIPAGRFGTPDDVAATVRWLASDDAAYISGAVIPVDGGLGMGH; from the coding sequence GTGGGCGAGCAGGCTCGGACAGTACTCGTGACCGGCGGAAACCGCGGCATCGGCCGATCGATAGCGGAAGCGTTCATTGCGGCTGGTGACAACGTGGCGATCACGTCGCGGAGCGGAGATGCGCCGGACGGCGCGCTGGCCCTGGCCGCCGACGTCACGGACAGCGACTCGATCGACAAGGCATTCGCCCAGATCGAAGAGAAGTTCGGCCCCGTCGAGGTTGTCGTGGCAAACGCGGGTATCAATAAGGACACGCTGTTGATGCGGATGAGCGAAGACGATTTCACCGACGTGATCGACACGAACTTGACCGGTGCATTCCGCGTGATGAAACGCGCCGCGCGCGGCATGATCAAGCTGAAGCGCGGGCGTGTCGTACTGATTTCCTCGGTCGTCGGCCTGTACGGCTCGCCCGGGCAGGTCAACTACGCCGCGTCGAAGTCGGGCTTGATCGGGATGGCCCGGTCGCTCACCCGGGAGCTCGGCAGCCGAGGCGTCACGGCGAACGTCGTCGCTCCCGGATTCATCGAAAGCGATATGACGGCAGAGTTGCCCGAAAAGCAGCAGAAGACCTACCTCGACTCGATTCCGGCCGGTCGATTCGGCACGCCGGACGACGTGGCTGCCACCGTGCGTTGGCTGGCGAGCGACGATGCCGCGTACATCTCCGGCGCGGTGATTCCGGTCGATGGCGGCCTGGGCATGGGACACTAG
- a CDS encoding DUF3099 domain-containing protein, translating to MSTHHQVHRVTDAPTTQAEDMKPRMLKYGISMGFRIVFFPIAVFFLDGWVRIAAMIIVLLLPWIAVVIANAGRETTPHSEDLIDTPSPDTQSGQPVVRGEIVDGSQKGARGNGGKS from the coding sequence ATGAGCACACATCATCAAGTGCACCGCGTCACCGATGCACCGACGACGCAGGCCGAGGATATGAAGCCGCGAATGCTGAAATACGGCATTTCGATGGGCTTCCGGATCGTATTTTTCCCGATTGCGGTATTTTTCCTGGACGGATGGGTACGCATTGCTGCCATGATCATTGTCCTGTTGTTGCCGTGGATCGCGGTCGTCATCGCCAACGCCGGGCGCGAGACGACACCGCACAGCGAAGATTTGATCGACACGCCGTCGCCCGACACGCAGAGCGGGCAGCCGGTCGTGCGCGGCGAGATCGTCGACGGCTCGCAGAAAGGTGCGCGCGGAAACGGCGGTAAGTCGTGA